In the Arthrobacter sp. CDRTa11 genome, CCCCTATTTCTATACTGACCAGTTCGACGTCAGCATGGAGTACTCGGGATTCCCCGATCTGGCCGCCGGCACGGAACCGGTGATCCGGGGTTCGCTGGAGGCCAAGGAATTCATCGCGTTCTGGCAGCGCGACTCCCGGGTGGTGGCCGGAATGAGCGTTAACTGGCCCCGCACGTCAGGCCCGGCGCAGAAGGTCATCAAGGCCCTCATCACGGGCCGCCTCCAGGTGGCTCCGGAACGGCTGGCGGACGCCTCAGTGGGCTTGGATCAGATGCTGCTGCCGGAGGCGTGACGCGCCACCGTACCTGCCGTCTGGATCGACGATTCGCGCCCGGCCATGCCCGCCTGCTGCGCCCGCTCATAAGCGTTGGGAAGGGCCGCCAGCAGGGCGTCGACATCCGCCGGGGTTGATGCATGGCCAAGGGTGAACCTCTGGGCGCCGCGGGCCGTTTCTTCATCCAAACCCATAGCCAGCAGGACATGGGAGGGCCGTGGAACTCCAGCTGTGCAGGCCGATCCGGTGGACGACTCGACTCCTGCCAGGTCCAGCAGGAACAGCAAAGAATCCCCCTCGCAGCCAGGGAACGTAAAGTGCGCGTTGCCGGGAAGCCGCCCCTCGCCGGGAGCCCCGCGCAGGACCGCCTCCGGAATGTTGGCGCGGACTCCCTCAATCAGGCTGTCCCGCAGTTCGGAGATCCGGGCCGTCTCTGCTGGCAGGTTCGCGGTGACTGTCTGCGCCGCCGCAGCAAAGGGGGCAATGGATGCAGCGTCCAGTGTGCCGGAACGCACATCCCGTTCCTGACCCCCACCGTGTTGCACTGGTGTGAGTTTCACCGCACGTCCCAGCAGCAGGGCACCGACGCCCACGGGGCCGCCAATCTTGTGTCCGGAAATGGACATGGCATCAAGGCCCGAGGCCTTGAAGTCAATGGGCAAGGAACCGAAAGCCTGCACCGCGTCCGAGTGAACAGGCACTCCTGCCGCGTGGGCCAAATCCACGATCCTGTGCACAGGCTGGATGGTGCCCACTTCGTTGTTGGCCCACATGACCGTTACGAGAGCAACAGTTCCTGGATCCCTTGCCAGCTCGGACCTGAGAACCTCCAGGTCCACCACGCCGTCGGCGTCCACAGGCAGCCAGGTGACCACGGCGCCCTCATGGCGCTCCAGCCATTCCACCGTGTCCAGCACCGCGGGGTGTTCGATGGCGGAGCATAGGATGCGGCGCCGGGAGGAATCTTCACCTGACCGGGACCAGAAGAGGCCCTTAACGGCAAGGTTGTCCGCTTCGGTTCCTCCGGAAGTGAAGATGACTTCTGAGGGGTGGGCGCCGGCGGCCGCGGCTATGGTTTCCCGGGCGTCCTCAACGGAACGGCGCGCCCGGCGGC is a window encoding:
- a CDS encoding cysteine desulfurase family protein, whose product is MPVYLDHAATTPLSAEALAALTRELARTGNPSSLHGSGRRARRSVEDARETIAAAAGAHPSEVIFTSGGTEADNLAVKGLFWSRSGEDSSRRRILCSAIEHPAVLDTVEWLERHEGAVVTWLPVDADGVVDLEVLRSELARDPGTVALVTVMWANNEVGTIQPVHRIVDLAHAAGVPVHSDAVQAFGSLPIDFKASGLDAMSISGHKIGGPVGVGALLLGRAVKLTPVQHGGGQERDVRSGTLDAASIAPFAAAAQTVTANLPAETARISELRDSLIEGVRANIPEAVLRGAPGEGRLPGNAHFTFPGCEGDSLLFLLDLAGVESSTGSACTAGVPRPSHVLLAMGLDEETARGAQRFTLGHASTPADVDALLAALPNAYERAQQAGMAGRESSIQTAGTVARHASGSSI